Genomic segment of Mucilaginibacter sabulilitoris:
CTTTATTTGACGGCACAGCCTCAAGCTTTTGCTGCTTGTTAAAAATTTGCTCGTAAAACTCCTGACTCATGTTTTATGTTGACTGTTTAGGATAACAGCCTGTTTCTAATGCAAGTTTATGGAAAAGAATGTGTTTTATATGTAAAAAGCGCTACTTAATTGATAGATCAGCTAAGCCATATATTCGATAATATGTTTTATCATAAACTTGTTACCTTTAAAGCATATTAACCACTATTCATGAAAAGACGTTCATTTGTTAAAGCCTCCCTTTTAACAGGCGCGGCGGCAAGTATATTACCCAACAGCAGTATGGCAACATCAGTAAAAGCAAAACCCGGCACCGAGTTTTATGAACTGCGTGTTTACAACCTTAAAAACGAAACCCAGCAAAAGCTGGTAGAAGATTATTTTCAAAACGCCGCTATCCCTGCACTTAACAAACTGGGCAGTAAAAACGTTGGCGTGTTCACCGAGCTTAAACCAGAAGGGCAAACAAAAATTTATGTACTGATACCATATAACAGTATTGCTGATTTTTTAAACGTGCAGGAAAAACTGGACCAGGATGCCGTTTACAAAGAAAAAGGAGCGTCCTATTTAACAGCACCTGCATCCGAGCCCGCCTATGAGCGTATTGAAAGTTCCTTGTTAAAGGCATTTGTACACATGCCCAAAATGGAGGTATCAAAACAAGGTCAGCGTATTTTCGAGCTTCGCCGCTATGAGCATGCTACCGAAAGCGCGGGCAAAAAGAAACTAGAAATGTTTAATGACGCAGGCGAAATAGACATTTTTAAAAAGCTGGGCTTTAGCCCCGTATTTTTTGGCGAAACCCTGATTGGAGATCACCGGCCAAACCTCATTTATATGATCACCTTTGATGACCTTGATGCCAAGGCAGCCCACTGGAAAGCTTTTGGCAGCGACCCTGAATGGAAAAAAGTAAGTGCTATACCCGACTATTCTGATTCTAAACTGGTATCGCATATTACATCAACACTACTACAACCGGCTGCATGTTCGCAGATTTAAACTATTTCTTTTAATTTTAGTCGTACGTTTAGTGTTCATAATACACTATATTTACATAAACCAATTTAAAAGTAAACCAAATGACTACCAGACGTTCATTTCTCAAAACTTCGGCGTTGCTTTCGGCCGGACTTTTAGCGGCACCTAATTTATTTGCCTACGACAAAAAATACATCGGTCTGCAATTATACACCATTCGCGATGCCATGGCTAAAGACCCGGCAGCTTCACTGGCTAAAGTGGCGCAAGTGGGCTATAACTCTGTAGAAGGTGCTACCTACACCGGTAATGAGCTATTTTACGGAATGGATGCCAAGGCATTCAAGGCCCTGTTAAAACAAAGCGGACTGATTATGCCAAGTGCGCATTACAGATTGGGCGAGGAACTGGTTAACGGCGCTTCGCAAAAAGGAACAATTTTGAACGACTGGGAAAAGGCGGTGGCAGATGCGGCCGAAGTTGGTATAAAATATATGGTGTGCGCTTATTTGTCGCAACCAGAACGCGGTTCGCTTGACCATTATAAAAAAGTAGCCGACGATTTTAATAAAGCAGGCGAAACCTGTAAAAAAGCGGGCATCCAGCTTTGTTACCATAATCACGACTTTGAATTTATACAGGAAGACGGCAAATTCCCTTATGAAACCATTTTAAAGAATACCGATAAAAACCTGGTAAAATTTGAAATGGACCTGTACTGGATAACCAAAGCCAACCAGGACCCAATTGCGCTGTTTAATGAAAACCCAGGCCGTTTCCCGTTATGGCATGTTAAGGATCTGGACAAAACTCCGGAAAGAAACTTCACGGAAGTGGGCAATGGCATTATCGACTTTAAAAAGATCTTCGCTCAATCAAAAAAAGCCGGGTTACAGTATTTCTTTGTAGAGCAGGATAAATGCCCGGGTGACCCGTTTGACAGCATTACCCAAAGCATTACTTATATCAAAAAGAACCTGGTATAAAAACTTTGTTACAATAACACATTAAATAAAGACCATCGTTTAAACCTAAAGCGATGGTCTTTTACTTTATCATATTAGATCGCTTCCTGTCTTAATATATTACTAAGTATGGAAACAAATAACAATATGATAAAATTTTTGCTGATCATTCTGGCAGCATCATTCTTGTTTACCTGTGTGGCAGAGGCACAATCTGAAAAACGGATGGCCAACAGCGGTCCAATGCCATTATCCCCTTTAAACTATCAAAGTAATAAGCAGCAGTTTTGTAACCATACATAACACTCTAAAAACGGCAATAAAATTGGCTATTCATTATTTATTTATAAAATTGCCCGATGATCCGTTTCCTGCTGGCCATTTTACTATTGCTGATATCATTACTGGCTGTTTTTAGGGCTCCCGAATATCATTTGTGGATGCTGGCTATTTTGGTCACCGAGTTTCCATGGATATTTATGGCGCTTACAATTGGACTGATTTTAATGGGTTTTTATACAAATAAATATCATCTTGCTGGCACTACAACTGCCATTATCGCCCTTATGCTTTTTACTTCGCCAATAATAAGGGCTTACACCGTAGCAGGTAGTTTAAAACAGGCTTTTACGCAGGCCTTTGCCCCAGACGACAGTAGTACCGACAGTCTCGGCAACTTGGTACCTTTTAGCTTTTGGAAGCAGTTTAGCCGTACAACAAAGATAGCCTGTAGGCAGATTACATATAGCAACCCTATCGGGGCAAATTTAACTCTTGATTACTACCCCTCACAACTCGCTGGAAAAAGGCCTTGCGTCATAGTAGTACATGGTGGTTCCTGGAGTAAGGGCGATAATAAACAATTGCCCGAGCTGAATAGCTACCTCGCAAGTATCGGCTATAACGTGGCCGCTATCAATTACCGTTTGGCACCGGCTTTTCAAAATCCTGCCCCTATAATAGATATCCACGCCGCCATAAATTACCTGCGCGAACACGCCACTGAATTGCGTGTAGATACCAATAATTTTGTTTTGCTTGGGCGATCGGCCGGGGCACAAGTAGCGTTGCTGGCTGCTTATACTTTAACAGAGCCAGGATTGAAAGGTGTTATTGATTATTATGGCCCGGCAGATATGGTTTGGGGTTAT
This window contains:
- a CDS encoding NIPSNAP family protein — protein: MKRRSFVKASLLTGAAASILPNSSMATSVKAKPGTEFYELRVYNLKNETQQKLVEDYFQNAAIPALNKLGSKNVGVFTELKPEGQTKIYVLIPYNSIADFLNVQEKLDQDAVYKEKGASYLTAPASEPAYERIESSLLKAFVHMPKMEVSKQGQRIFELRRYEHATESAGKKKLEMFNDAGEIDIFKKLGFSPVFFGETLIGDHRPNLIYMITFDDLDAKAAHWKAFGSDPEWKKVSAIPDYSDSKLVSHITSTLLQPAACSQI
- a CDS encoding sugar phosphate isomerase/epimerase family protein, translating into MTTRRSFLKTSALLSAGLLAAPNLFAYDKKYIGLQLYTIRDAMAKDPAASLAKVAQVGYNSVEGATYTGNELFYGMDAKAFKALLKQSGLIMPSAHYRLGEELVNGASQKGTILNDWEKAVADAAEVGIKYMVCAYLSQPERGSLDHYKKVADDFNKAGETCKKAGIQLCYHNHDFEFIQEDGKFPYETILKNTDKNLVKFEMDLYWITKANQDPIALFNENPGRFPLWHVKDLDKTPERNFTEVGNGIIDFKKIFAQSKKAGLQYFFVEQDKCPGDPFDSITQSITYIKKNLV
- a CDS encoding alpha/beta hydrolase, with protein sequence MIRFLLAILLLLISLLAVFRAPEYHLWMLAILVTEFPWIFMALTIGLILMGFYTNKYHLAGTTTAIIALMLFTSPIIRAYTVAGSLKQAFTQAFAPDDSSTDSLGNLVPFSFWKQFSRTTKIACRQITYSNPIGANLTLDYYPSQLAGKRPCVIVVHGGSWSKGDNKQLPELNSYLASIGYNVAAINYRLAPAFQNPAPIIDIHAAINYLREHATELRVDTNNFVLLGRSAGAQVALLAAYTLTEPGLKGVIDYYGPADMVWGYSAPASPLVMNSRKVMENYLGGKYRQIPQKYHESSPIEFVTHQTVPTLIIHGDNDVLVSPEHSTRLNAKLKQNIIKHFLLKLPWATHGFDYNLNGPGGQLATYTVVRFLNQVVPYKPE